GTGTTGCGGGCTTCAGCTGGAACCTGGTTTCACTGTCCCATGCAACGAGTGACGGTCTTGAGTGAGACCATCCAAGCGCTCAAAGCTCAGGGTATGCAAGCCATTGCCACTTTGCCCACTGCGCCTTTGACTTACTGGCAGCAAGATTTACGCCCCCCAACACTCATTCTGTTAGGCAATGAAGGGGCTGGTCTGTCACCCGAGTTGATTGACCTAGCCGATCACCAAGTCAGCGTGCCTCTCAGCCCTGGTGTGGAATCCTTAAACGTCGGCATTACAGCCGCACTCCTGCTTTACGAAGCCAGACGCCAGCGCAGCTTTTAGGAGGTCGCCTAGGTTAAGCCCCCTCTTCCAAATCCGCTTGTTCCGCCAGCGACTGCCAGCCTGGCGACCAGAGCGCACGGTTTTTGAGGGTGCGAGCATTCAACCAAAAGCGTACCGACTCATCGCAGGCGGCAACTAATTCGGCAAATATCAAGTTGCCCTGATTTTTGCGATTAGCCACCCGGAAATGCCGCCAGCCCAAGGTATCAACCCGAGCCGTCCAGCGAGAACCTACTAGGTGAGGGAGTTTCTGTTTACGTGCAGGCATAAAGAACAGGCTAAGGCTTGAGAGCCAGTTCCAAACCTAGTTGCGCCAGCAGCCGAGGCAGATCGAAATGCTGTGCCATCAGTTGCTGGATGCACTGGACTTTAGCGGTTTCGTTGACTCGCACCTGACCAAAGGTGTGCTCAGCAATCGCAACAGTGGTTAGCGTGTCGTGGTCTACCGAAAGGATTGGAACCTCTAACTCCTCTGCCCGTTGCAAAATTACGGCAGGTGGGGGCAGGTGGCCGGTAAGAATCAGGCAGTGGGTCGAGGTTTCTAGCGCCGCAAATTGGATATCAGTGCGGTCACCCCCTGTCACCACAGCTTTATTGTTGGCGCGGCGGAAGTATTTCAAGGCTGAGCTGACATTCATGGCACCAATGGTCAGGTTCTCGACCATCAGATCCAAACGGTCACCACAGCAGAGCACCTCTGCATCTAAGTGGCGCACCAGTTCTGCCACACTGACACTGCGCAAAAGATTGTTGGCGGGCAAGACTCCTAAAACCGCGATCCCCTGGCTCTCCAGGAAGGGCTTGACGGTATTCTCGACCGTGGACAACTGGTCAGGGGGAATGTCATTGATGACAACACCTAACAGTTGCTCTCCCATCTGCTGTTTAGCTGCTAGTAATGGGTCAACCGTCCGACTAATTGTGCGGAAGCGGGACACTAGTAGCACTTGAGCCTGGAGCCTAGTTGCCACCTGAGACAGCGATAAGTCAAACAGACGCCCTTCGTCTAAGTCACCAGGGCCTTCCATCAGAACTAAATCGCCATTTAACTGCTCTCCCCATGACTCCGCTAGCCTTTGAGGGTAATCGGCATGGTCTTGACCTTGCAGCTGAGCCGTGATCGCTGCCTCATCCAGGTTTAGAACTGTAGGCCGAATCCGCTCTGGCCCCAGATTAAGGATGGTGGTCATAAAGAGGACATCCTCTTCAATCAGAGGTTGTCCAAACTGGCTGCTTGGGCTTTTTTGGCTTTGAAAGCAGGTGCCCAAGGGCTTGCCATAGGCAAAGTCAATGCTTTGGTCTTGTAGCAAACTAGCCAAACCTAGAATGACAGCAGACTTACCGCTATAGGGTTCGGTCGAACCGATCAGTAGGTGGCGTTGCAATTTTTGGGGCACTTTCGGTAGATTTCTCCTCAGGCAGGGCTAATGCCGCTGACACAGCGATTGCTTACACATTCTAATGACTACGCAGACCCCCTTTGGGTATCAAAAGTTTCCAGCTTCTGCCGCAGCCATGCTGAAGTGCTAGTTGTCAGCACCTCAGCATGTCTCTAACTAGCTTTTCTAGTCGTCCATATGTAGGAGTTTGCGGTAAAACGTTTTGGAAAAGTCAGGCGCATTGCCACGCTTAAGCGTTTGGATGACATCAATGAGAAAGCCTACGTACTCGAAGTTAGACATCGTCACTTCGTAGCTCAACTCAGAGCTGCCATCAAACTGAATGCGGCAGCGCGTTAAGTCAGCGGGCAAGCTGGAAACGTTCCAGGTGGCCAGGAAGGGGATGCCCTCACCCCCCTCAATGTCTCGTCGACCTTCCAGAAGACCCTTCTGGTAGAGACCAATGGCGAAGGGAAGCAAACTACGCTTAGTGCCCTGAGAGTAATAGGGCATGTAGACGTTTACATCTTTCGGCGCAGCAGGTTGAAGATCAATCGTCGGGGTACTCATCGAGAGCAGGTCCTCCAGTGGTGTCCTCAGGATTCCCGTTCTTCCTGGCAGAACTCCTCTGTCCCACGTGGGATGTCTTCAATGAGGCTGCCCCAACGAAACCACCCAGTGAGTACGAGAGGGAACAGAACGGGGTCCACATCTTTAAGGTTACGCCCTAACACTAAGCTCGAAAGCTCTTCAGCTTAGGCCAGGGCTAATCCCATTCAGTACAGATCTGAGACCTCCCAGTCTGTAGCTCAGATCACAGGCTCAGCTTGAAAGGCTTAGCTTGAAACAGTTCTTAGCTTGAAACAGTGATTGAGGTGTTGGTCGAAGTGTTTGTTGAGGCAGTTTGGCCGAACTCTACTCCTCAATGCCCGGTCAGGGTAAGTGAAGTGCAATGCTAATGATCCCGCAAGTGATCCCAGAATACTGGGGAGTTTGGCAACGTTGGCTACAATGAGGCTGCACTGGCCTTTACGAAGCCGGGGGCAACGACATCCAGAATCTACATCAGCCTTAAGGGTGATGTGGGTCGAGCGTTACCGTTAGCTTCGAGGCAAGCCCTCCCTCGGTGGGGTTGACCATCTGGTGTTGTGAGTTCCCATGGTTTGAGTAAGGCCTAAGCCGTTACTGGTGGTTGAATCAGGGAACCTATGCCGGAGAATGCCTGGCCCGATAAGGCTGCTGACTACGCGTCTGTTCGTGAATCGTCCGAGCTGGACTTTGAAAGTGGGACAGAGCGCCGCCGCTTTAAGGCTGCCTTTGCGCTTCTAACTGTTTGGGGAGCGGTAGGTCTGCTCCATCTGCTGTCTTGGGGCTACTGGTTCGTATTGAGCCTCACGGCGATGATGACAGCCTACTCAGTGCGGCTATGGCTGGTACGTCCCCTACTGCGGCCATCGCCTCTACCGGATGATCCTGATACCTGGCCTTTCGTCTCGCTCTTAGTTGCAGCTAAGGATGAAGAAGCGGTTATCGGCTCGCTGGTTAAGCGTTTGTGCGAGTTGGACTACCCAGCCCATCGTTACGAGCTTTGGGTGATTAATGACAACAGTTCGGATCGCACCCCGCAAGTTCTAGACCGCTTGGCTCAGGAATATGACCAACTGAAGGTACTGCACCGTTCGGCAGTAGAAGCTCGGGGGGGCAAGTCAGGCGCACTCAATCAAGTCTTGCCTCTGTGCCGGGGCGATATTGTTGCGGTCTTTGACGCCGATGCTCAGGTATCTGAGGATCTGCTGCAGCGTACCCTACCCCTGTTCAACCGGCCTCAAGTGGGTGCGGTACAAGTGCGCAAAAGTATCGTGAACGCGGACACCAACTTCTGGACGCGGGGGCAGCAGGCTGAGATGGCATTGGACGGCTTCTTCCAGGAGCGACGGATCTGGTCCGGCGGGTTAGGGGAGTTGCGTGGCAATGGTCAATTTGTGCGTCGCCAGGCCCTGGAAGACTGCGGCGGCTGGAACGAAGAGACAATCACCGATGATCTAGACCTGACCCTGCGGTTGCACCTAGCCAAATGGGATGTTGATTTTCTGCTCAATCCAGCGGTATCGGAAGAAGGGGTAACTCGGGCACTAGCGCTCTGGCACCAGCGTAGCCGTTGGGCTGAAGGTGGTTATCAACGATATCTCGACTACTGGCGCCTGATCATGTCAGGGCAGTTAGGGCCTCGGAAGACCGTCGACCTGCTCATGTTTTTGGTGACTCAGTACCTTCTGCCCACAGCAATGGTGCCCGACACGCTGCTAGCTGTCGTGCGCAACCGTCCGCCTCTGCTGGGGCCTGCTGAGTCTCTGGGCTTTATCCTGTCCCTGGTAGGTATGTTTATCGGTCTGCGCCGCATTCAAAAAGCAACTCAGCCTATTGCTAACCGCTCTGTGCCAACTGCCCTGATGCAGACTCTGCGCGGTACAGTCTACATGCTCCACTGGCTACCCGTGATGGCCAGTACCACGGCTCGGATGTCAGTGCGGCCTAAGCGCCTGAAGTGGGTGAAAACGGTTCACGAGGGCATGGGTCTGGAAGATGATCCAACTGACGAACTCTGGTTGGATGTGCCTGGCGGCTAGTGCGGCCCCACACGACGCTGGTTCTAGCCATGAGTGCCGATGGTAAATTGTCGGCTGCTGCTGGTGAGGCTGCTCGCTTCTCATCGGCAGCCGATCTAGCTCACTTAGAGGCGCAAGTGGCGCAAGCGGACGCAGTCCTGATTGGTGCCGGAACGCTGCGGGCCTACGGCACTACGCTTTCGGTTCGTGACCCAAAGCTTCTGGAACTGCGTCGAGCCCAAGGGCGCTCACCACAGCCCGTCCAAATTGCCTGCTCCGGCTCCGGCAATCTGGACCGCAGTTGGCGTTTCTTTCGGCAGCCTGTACCCCGCTGGTTACTAACTACTGAAGCTGGGGCAAAAAATTGGCAAGGTCAAGCTCAGTTTGAGCGGCTGTTGCTGCAGAGAGCCGATCACTTGAATTTCACTGTGGCCTTAGAGGAGTTGTACCAACTTGGCCTCCGACGACTGGTTGTTTTGGGCGGGGGCATTCTGGTCTTTTCTCTGTTGGTCGAAGACCTAATCGATGAGCTTTGGCTCACAGTTTGCCCGCTGCTGCTCGGGGGCGCAATGGCTCCCACTCCCGTGGCAGGCTTTGGCTTCGGTGCGGCACAAGCCCCGAGATTAGAACTGCTCAGCGTTGAACTTCTGGGCGGACTGAGCCAACCTTCCAGCCAAGCCTCTAGCCAAACCTTAGAACAACCGATGGGCCAAGAATTGCTGCTTCACTATCGAGTTTTGCGGGACTGATATGGGATTGAACTGATGGACCTAATTGAGATTTTGCGTGAGGACTATCGTCGCTTCCCCGCTGATCAGCACTATGAGTGCTACGCCGAGGATGTGCTGTTTAAGGACCCACTCACCCAGTTCAGAGGACGAGAGCGCTACCGCCAGATGATTCAATTCATCGGTTTCTGGTTCAAGCAACCGCGCATCGAGCTACACGACATTCAACAAACAGGAGCTCAGATCCGTACCGAGTGGACTTTGAGTTGGTTAGCGCCTCTGCCTTGGCGACCGGCCATTGCAGTCCGGGGTTGGAGTGAGTTGCAGCTCGACGTTCAGGGCCTCATTTGCTCCCATATCGATTACTGGTCTTGTTCGCGGCTGAATGTCTTGCAACAACACTTGCGTATACACAAGTAGTGAAAAGCAGACGCCATGAATTTTGATACTGCCAGAGCATTCTTAATCCGTCAGGCTGCCTGTGCACCATTGAATGGCAGTGGCCTACAGGATCATCAAATGCTCTTGAGCCGGATTCGTCGCGGCTTACCGCCGCTCCCTGGCCAGATGACCTCAATTTTGCTAGCGCTGAAGGTTGTGTTTGAGGGGTTACGGGGACAAACGCACCTGGATCGACTGTTGGTTATGGCTCTTCATACTCTGGCAACCGAACCATCGCTACAGTTGCAGCAGCGATATCCAGCTCAAACTTGGCCGCCACTCTTGGATGATGATTTGGCGCAGGTCACTAGAGCTGTCGAAAGTATCTTTGCCGACTCCTGGCATTCTGGTCTGACGACCTGGCAGACTCCAGTTCAAGCTTCAGCTCAAGCCCCAGCCTCGGTTGAGGTGTCGTGAGCCAAGACTGAGAGCTGTCAAATGTCAACATTACCTCATCAGAATCGTCCTGATTCGTGGGGATCACTCTATTGATAGATTGCGCTTTTAAAAAAGTTGATAAATGCGACTGAAACCCTGTGAGCTTCTGCAGAAATCTGTAAACATGGAGTAGTGAGGAGACAGCCCAACGGGCTGGGAGTGCATGCAATCTCTGCGTCGCTGGTGGGG
This genomic window from Leptolyngbya sp. FACHB-261 contains:
- a CDS encoding TIGR02450 family Trp-rich protein, with product MPARKQKLPHLVGSRWTARVDTLGWRHFRVANRKNQGNLIFAELVAACDESVRFWLNARTLKNRALWSPGWQSLAEQADLEEGA
- a CDS encoding DRTGG domain-containing protein: MPQKLQRHLLIGSTEPYSGKSAVILGLASLLQDQSIDFAYGKPLGTCFQSQKSPSSQFGQPLIEEDVLFMTTILNLGPERIRPTVLNLDEAAITAQLQGQDHADYPQRLAESWGEQLNGDLVLMEGPGDLDEGRLFDLSLSQVATRLQAQVLLVSRFRTISRTVDPLLAAKQQMGEQLLGVVINDIPPDQLSTVENTVKPFLESQGIAVLGVLPANNLLRSVSVAELVRHLDAEVLCCGDRLDLMVENLTIGAMNVSSALKYFRRANNKAVVTGGDRTDIQFAALETSTHCLILTGHLPPPAVILQRAEELEVPILSVDHDTLTTVAIAEHTFGQVRVNETAKVQCIQQLMAQHFDLPRLLAQLGLELALKP
- the ebsA gene encoding type IV pilus biogenesis protein EbsA, which codes for MSTPTIDLQPAAPKDVNVYMPYYSQGTKRSLLPFAIGLYQKGLLEGRRDIEGGEGIPFLATWNVSSLPADLTRCRIQFDGSSELSYEVTMSNFEYVGFLIDVIQTLKRGNAPDFSKTFYRKLLHMDD
- a CDS encoding glycosyltransferase family 2 protein codes for the protein MPENAWPDKAADYASVRESSELDFESGTERRRFKAAFALLTVWGAVGLLHLLSWGYWFVLSLTAMMTAYSVRLWLVRPLLRPSPLPDDPDTWPFVSLLVAAKDEEAVIGSLVKRLCELDYPAHRYELWVINDNSSDRTPQVLDRLAQEYDQLKVLHRSAVEARGGKSGALNQVLPLCRGDIVAVFDADAQVSEDLLQRTLPLFNRPQVGAVQVRKSIVNADTNFWTRGQQAEMALDGFFQERRIWSGGLGELRGNGQFVRRQALEDCGGWNEETITDDLDLTLRLHLAKWDVDFLLNPAVSEEGVTRALALWHQRSRWAEGGYQRYLDYWRLIMSGQLGPRKTVDLLMFLVTQYLLPTAMVPDTLLAVVRNRPPLLGPAESLGFILSLVGMFIGLRRIQKATQPIANRSVPTALMQTLRGTVYMLHWLPVMASTTARMSVRPKRLKWVKTVHEGMGLEDDPTDELWLDVPGG
- a CDS encoding RibD family protein, producing the protein MRPHTTLVLAMSADGKLSAAAGEAARFSSAADLAHLEAQVAQADAVLIGAGTLRAYGTTLSVRDPKLLELRRAQGRSPQPVQIACSGSGNLDRSWRFFRQPVPRWLLTTEAGAKNWQGQAQFERLLLQRADHLNFTVALEELYQLGLRRLVVLGGGILVFSLLVEDLIDELWLTVCPLLLGGAMAPTPVAGFGFGAAQAPRLELLSVELLGGLSQPSSQASSQTLEQPMGQELLLHYRVLRD
- a CDS encoding DUF2358 domain-containing protein encodes the protein MDLIEILREDYRRFPADQHYECYAEDVLFKDPLTQFRGRERYRQMIQFIGFWFKQPRIELHDIQQTGAQIRTEWTLSWLAPLPWRPAIAVRGWSELQLDVQGLICSHIDYWSCSRLNVLQQHLRIHK
- a CDS encoding Dethiobiotin synthetase; this translates as MNFDTARAFLIRQAACAPLNGSGLQDHQMLLSRIRRGLPPLPGQMTSILLALKVVFEGLRGQTHLDRLLVMALHTLATEPSLQLQQRYPAQTWPPLLDDDLAQVTRAVESIFADSWHSGLTTWQTPVQASAQAPASVEVS